The Lycium ferocissimum isolate CSIRO_LF1 chromosome 1, AGI_CSIRO_Lferr_CH_V1, whole genome shotgun sequence genome includes a region encoding these proteins:
- the LOC132056820 gene encoding cell wall / vacuolar inhibitor of fructosidase 2-like, giving the protein MSSRRNISVFFTIFLPFFVLLALQTKANFNSSLIEKACTINRPNWDFDFCITLLNSDPKISSATTPCDLAIAIIQAGNSHASETQDYINKKLSEGGTNPVVSSALSVCSKWYGGILGAFVTALDDVQEKKFQSASDHVESANNYAMNCEEAFASRNVQDDVISKGDNLVMYFSLSAGVVINILGETTYHTSV; this is encoded by the exons ATGTCTTCTCGACGAAACATTTCTGTGTTTTTCACTATTTTCTTGCCTTTCTTCGTGCTTTTGGCTCTCCAAACCAAAGCAAACTTCAACTCAAGTCTTATTGAAAAAGCATGCACGATTAATAGACCAAATTGGGACTTTGATTTCTGCATAACACTCCTAAATTCtgatccaaaaatctcatcAGCAACAACGCCATGTGATTTAGCCATAGCCATTATTCAAGCTGGAAATTCACATGCATCAGAAACTCAAGACTACATAAATAAAAAGCTTAGTGAAGGAGGCACAAATCCTGTTGTTTCTTCAGCATTGAGTGTGTGTAGCAAATG GTATGGTGGTATTCTTGGAGCATTTGTGACTGCTTTAGATGATGTTCAAGAGAAGAAGTTTCAATCAGCTAGTGATCATGTTGAATCCGCTAATAATTATGCCATGAATTGTGAAGAGGCTTTTGCTTCAAGAAATGTTCAAGATGATGTAATTTCAAAGGGTGATAATCTTGTTATGTATTTCAGT